In Gossypium raimondii isolate GPD5lz chromosome 12, ASM2569854v1, whole genome shotgun sequence, a single window of DNA contains:
- the LOC105764625 gene encoding uncharacterized protein LOC105764625 isoform X1: MEEAVKEQQSAAQISGSAGKSKLRYPLRSSMKPKEQKPPAPDLSNSSSSRSGFDLFGVDRGRATPSVSKSVSVLDLSKEKSGSGKPPRRLSIPTKSTVTPSPKFAGTTTPIFEGRAAKKPSNGQGKSDTPLSDSSRSSTRRRFNVLSSASYWLSQIKLSESASKHSVSLGFFKLALEAGCEPLQKMSDELKSYIRRHNLGENGEAINELLESYNVPDNPEQPQVSETCSQVPDEGTRSSDDEVHRVSPVAAAARRLKPKSLNTDAAQVSSVTKSAKEATPKNNAANRNRLLNKTSSNSRSVSDTGSRKLLTKTPKTTKTEPVKGKEKTKRQGTKSADQEDQVCPSAAAETVEEDKENMDAPLTGESSLTGVM, encoded by the exons ATGGAGGAGGCTGTCAAAGAACAACAATCTGCTGCTCAAATTTCTG GGAGTGCAGGGAAGTCGAAGCTACGTTATCCACTTCGATCCTCAATGAAACCAAAGGAGCAGAAGCCACCCGCGCCTGATTTATCCAATTCTTCTTCATCCAGAAG TGGGTTTGATTTGTTTGGGGTTGATAGGGGGAGGGCAACACCCAGTGTAAGCAAGAGTGTGAGTGTTCTAGATCTTTCGAAGGAGAAATCTGGGTCAGGAAAGCCGCCCAGGAGGCTTTCCATCCCGACCAAATCAACAGTGACTCCATCCCCAAAATTTGCTGGGACAACCACTCCTATATTCGAGGGTAGAGCAGCCAAGAAACCAAGCAATGGTCAAGGCAAAAGTGACACACCACTTTCTGATTCTTCTAGATCATCAACTCGAAGGAGGTTCAATGTATTGTCATCAGCTTCCTACTGGCTGTCGCAGATTAAGCTCTCTGAATCAGCTTCTAAGCACTCTGTCTCACTTGGATTTTTCAAACTTGCCTTAGAAGCTGGATGTGAG CCCCTTCAGAAAATGAGTGATGAGCTTAAATCCTATATACGTCGCCATAATCTTGGTGAAAATGGGGAAGCTATAAATGAGCTACTTGAAAGCTACAATGTTCCAGACAATCCCGAGCAACCACAGGTGTCTGAAACCTGTTCACAGGTGCCTGATGAGGGAACTCGGTCATCGGATGATGAGGTTCACAGGGTTTCTCCCGTAGCAGCAGCAGCTCGGAGATTGAAACCCAAGTCCTTGAATACTGATGCTGCTCAGGTATCATCAGTGACCAAATCAGCAAAAGAGGCTACTCCAAAGAATAATGCTGCAAACAGGAATAGGCTTTTGAATAAGACCAGTTCAAATTCAAGGTCTGTTTCGGACACTGGGAGTCGTAAGTTACTTACCAAAACTCCGAAGACAACCAAAACAGAGCCTgttaaaggaaaggaaaagaccAAGAGACAGGGCACCAAATCAGCTGATCAAGAAG ATCAGGTTTGCCCTTCGGCTGCAGCTGAGACTGTTGAAGAGGACAAAGAAAATATG GATGCACCTCTGACAGGAGAAAGCAGCCTGACCGGAGTGATGTAG
- the LOC105764625 gene encoding uncharacterized protein LOC105764625 isoform X2 translates to MEEAVKEQQSAAQISGSAGKSKLRYPLRSSMKPKEQKPPAPDLSNSSSSRRGRATPSVSKSVSVLDLSKEKSGSGKPPRRLSIPTKSTVTPSPKFAGTTTPIFEGRAAKKPSNGQGKSDTPLSDSSRSSTRRRFNVLSSASYWLSQIKLSESASKHSVSLGFFKLALEAGCEPLQKMSDELKSYIRRHNLGENGEAINELLESYNVPDNPEQPQVSETCSQVPDEGTRSSDDEVHRVSPVAAAARRLKPKSLNTDAAQVSSVTKSAKEATPKNNAANRNRLLNKTSSNSRSVSDTGSRKLLTKTPKTTKTEPVKGKEKTKRQGTKSADQEDQVCPSAAAETVEEDKENMDAPLTGESSLTGVM, encoded by the exons ATGGAGGAGGCTGTCAAAGAACAACAATCTGCTGCTCAAATTTCTG GGAGTGCAGGGAAGTCGAAGCTACGTTATCCACTTCGATCCTCAATGAAACCAAAGGAGCAGAAGCCACCCGCGCCTGATTTATCCAATTCTTCTTCATCCAGAAG GGGGAGGGCAACACCCAGTGTAAGCAAGAGTGTGAGTGTTCTAGATCTTTCGAAGGAGAAATCTGGGTCAGGAAAGCCGCCCAGGAGGCTTTCCATCCCGACCAAATCAACAGTGACTCCATCCCCAAAATTTGCTGGGACAACCACTCCTATATTCGAGGGTAGAGCAGCCAAGAAACCAAGCAATGGTCAAGGCAAAAGTGACACACCACTTTCTGATTCTTCTAGATCATCAACTCGAAGGAGGTTCAATGTATTGTCATCAGCTTCCTACTGGCTGTCGCAGATTAAGCTCTCTGAATCAGCTTCTAAGCACTCTGTCTCACTTGGATTTTTCAAACTTGCCTTAGAAGCTGGATGTGAG CCCCTTCAGAAAATGAGTGATGAGCTTAAATCCTATATACGTCGCCATAATCTTGGTGAAAATGGGGAAGCTATAAATGAGCTACTTGAAAGCTACAATGTTCCAGACAATCCCGAGCAACCACAGGTGTCTGAAACCTGTTCACAGGTGCCTGATGAGGGAACTCGGTCATCGGATGATGAGGTTCACAGGGTTTCTCCCGTAGCAGCAGCAGCTCGGAGATTGAAACCCAAGTCCTTGAATACTGATGCTGCTCAGGTATCATCAGTGACCAAATCAGCAAAAGAGGCTACTCCAAAGAATAATGCTGCAAACAGGAATAGGCTTTTGAATAAGACCAGTTCAAATTCAAGGTCTGTTTCGGACACTGGGAGTCGTAAGTTACTTACCAAAACTCCGAAGACAACCAAAACAGAGCCTgttaaaggaaaggaaaagaccAAGAGACAGGGCACCAAATCAGCTGATCAAGAAG ATCAGGTTTGCCCTTCGGCTGCAGCTGAGACTGTTGAAGAGGACAAAGAAAATATG GATGCACCTCTGACAGGAGAAAGCAGCCTGACCGGAGTGATGTAG
- the LOC105764627 gene encoding ubiquitin-conjugating enzyme E2 2 has product MSTPARKRLMRDFKRLQQDPPAGISGAPQDNNIMLWNAVIFGPDDTPWDGGTFKLTLQFTEDYPNKPPTVRFISRMFHPNIYADGSICLDILQNQWSPIYDVAAILTSIQSLLCDPNPNSPANSEAARMFSENKREYNRRVREIVEQSWTAD; this is encoded by the exons ATGTCAACTCCTGCAAGGAAGAGGCTAATGAGAGATTTTAAGAGGTTGCAACAAGACCCGCCTGCCGGTATCAGTGGAGCACCTCAAGACAACAATATTATGCTTTGGAATGCAGTTATATTTGG TCCAGATGATACTCCATGGGATGGAG GTACGTTCAAGTTGACACTTCAATTCACTGAAGATTATCCCAACAAACCCCCAACAGTGAGATTTATCTCCCGGATGTTTCATCCAAACA TTTATGCCGATGGAAGTATTTGTCTGGACATTTTACAGAACCAATGGAGTCCTATATATGATGTAGCAGCTATTCTCACATCCATCCAG TCATTGTTGTGTGATCCAAACCCAAACTCACCTGCAAACTCAGAAGCTGCTAGGATGTTTAGTGAGAACAAGCGTGAGTACAACCGAAGAGTAAGGGAGATTGTGGAGCAGAGCTGGACAGCGGACTAA